A genomic segment from Vicugna pacos chromosome 17, VicPac4, whole genome shotgun sequence encodes:
- the LOC102538780 gene encoding large ribosomal subunit protein eL29 isoform X2, with translation MAKSKNHTTHNQSRKWHRNGIKKPQLQRYKSLKGVDPKFLRNMRFAKKHDKKGLKKMQANNTKAMSARAEAVKALIKPKEVKPKIPKGNSRKLSRLAYIAHPKLGKRARARIAKGLRLCRPKAKDKAQTKATAAAQAQAPEGSQAPTKAPE, from the exons ATGGCCAAGTCGAAGAACCACACCACACACAACCAGTCCCGAAAATGGCACAGAAATGGCATCAAAAAACCCCAATTACAACGATACAAATCTCTTAAGGGGGTAGACCCCAAGTTCCTGAGGAACATGCGCTTTGCCAAGAAGCACGACAAGAAGGGCCTGAAGAAGATGCAGGCCAACAACACCAAGGCCATGAGTGCACGTGCTGAGGCTGTCAAGGCTCTCATAAAGCCCAAGGAGGTCAAGCCCAAGATTCCAAAGGGCAACAGCCGCAAGCTCAGTCGACTTGCCTACATTGCTCACCCCAAGCTCGGGAAACGTGCTCGTGCCCGCATCGCCAAGGGTCTCAGGCTCTGTCGGCCAAAGGCTAAGGACAAGGCTCAGACCAAGGCCACAGCTGCA GCTCAGGCTCAGGCTCCCGAAGGCTCCCAGGCCCCCACAAAGGCTCCAGAGTAG
- the LOC102538780 gene encoding large ribosomal subunit protein eL29 isoform X1, translated as MAKSKNHTTHNQSRKWHRNGIKKPQLQRYKSLKGVDPKFLRNMRFAKKHDKKGLKKMQANNTKAMSARAEAVKALIKPKEVKPKIPKGNSRKLSRLAYIAHPKLGKRARARIAKGLRLCRPKAKDKAQTKATAAAEPQAQAQAQAQAQAPEGSQAPTKAPE; from the coding sequence ATGGCCAAGTCGAAGAACCACACCACACACAACCAGTCCCGAAAATGGCACAGAAATGGCATCAAAAAACCCCAATTACAACGATACAAATCTCTTAAGGGGGTAGACCCCAAGTTCCTGAGGAACATGCGCTTTGCCAAGAAGCACGACAAGAAGGGCCTGAAGAAGATGCAGGCCAACAACACCAAGGCCATGAGTGCACGTGCTGAGGCTGTCAAGGCTCTCATAAAGCCCAAGGAGGTCAAGCCCAAGATTCCAAAGGGCAACAGCCGCAAGCTCAGTCGACTTGCCTACATTGCTCACCCCAAGCTCGGGAAACGTGCTCGTGCCCGCATCGCCAAGGGTCTCAGGCTCTGTCGGCCAAAGGCTAAGGACAAGGCTCAGACCAAGGCCACAGCTGCAGCTGAGCCTCAGGCTCAGGCTCAGGCTCAGGCTCAGGCTCAGGCTCCCGAAGGCTCCCAGGCCCCCACAAAGGCTCCAGAGTAG